The sequence below is a genomic window from Thioclava nitratireducens.
GAGCGATATCGGCGGCGGCGAAAGCCGCGCGCTTGTCATCGGCATTCTCGACCACGATCGGCGCGACCGGCCAGCGCGCGGTCATCTCGCGCACCATTGGCGCCACGCCCCGCACCGTCGGCAGCACGACGCGCAGCCCCGGCTCGCGGTCGCGCAGCTGCATCAGCGCCTCGTCGAACCGTGCCCCGAGCCGCTTTACCTCGCCGCGCCGCGAGCCCGGCAGACACAGCGCCAGCGGTTGATCCTCGCCGATCATATGGGTCTCGCGGAAGGCCGCCGCGTCCGCACCGGTCGCACGCGGTTCGGCGACGACGGGATGGCCCACGAAATCGCAACTCATCCCGGCGGCTTCCATATAGGGCGGCTCGAAAGGCAGCAGCGCGAGCACGTGATCGACCACCCGCGCCATCTTCTGCGCACGCCCCGGACGCCACGCCCAGACCGAGGGCGCGACATAGTGGACCACCTTGAGATCAGGCCTTTTTTCCTTCACCAGCCGCGCGACGCGAAGGCAGAAATCGGGACTGTCGATGGTGATCAGCGCTTCGGCGCCGCTATCGATCACATGATCCGCGGTCTCGGCGATGCGACGTTTCAGATGGCGGTATTTCGGCAGAACTTCCATCAGCCCCATGACCGAAAGCTCTTCCATCGGGAAGAGGCTGGTCAGGCCCTGCGCGCCCATTTCCTCGCCGCCAATGCCGGACCATTCGACGTGCGGCGCAAGCTCGTTAATCCCCGCCATCAGGGCGCCGCCGAGCTTGTCGCCCGAAGCCTCGCCCGCGATGACGTAGAGCCTCATGACGCCCGCGCCCAGAGAAAGAGGCCCGCTTCCTCGGCGGCCTCGATGACCGCGTCGCGGTCGAGAAGCATCACGCCGCCCGCCTCGAAGGCGATACCGGACAGGCCAGCAGCGGCGGCGTTCTTCACCGTCTCAACGCCAATGGCGGGCAGATCGGCGCGACGGTCCTGATCGGGTTTCGGTGCCTTGTAGAAGACCCCTTTCACCGCTTT
It includes:
- the lpxB gene encoding lipid-A-disaccharide synthase, with the translated sequence MRLYVIAGEASGDKLGGALMAGINELAPHVEWSGIGGEEMGAQGLTSLFPMEELSVMGLMEVLPKYRHLKRRIAETADHVIDSGAEALITIDSPDFCLRVARLVKEKRPDLKVVHYVAPSVWAWRPGRAQKMARVVDHVLALLPFEPPYMEAAGMSCDFVGHPVVAEPRATGADAAAFRETHMIGEDQPLALCLPGSRRGEVKRLGARFDEALMQLRDREPGLRVVLPTVRGVAPMVREMTARWPVAPIVVENADDKRAAFAAADIALAASGTVSLELAANRVPMVIAYDANFLTWHIISRMLKIDTVTLVNLVSDTRVIPEFLGPECKPREISAKMLELLEEDAARDEQMAAMEEVMRRLGEGGEPPGLRAARSVLEFLGRA